DNA from Pelodiscus sinensis isolate JC-2024 chromosome 1, ASM4963464v1, whole genome shotgun sequence:
cattcgaagccatgaggaattcctggacagtattcctgtggagtccacggaggtcactgtcctaggatgtgggactgttgaccagccacttatggaggaggcagtggtgcagggtgagcactggcagctggttacttccggcagcgggcagtgttccacccctgctcctaaccctcccactgtgttgttacataaccgttacactttactttcagcaggagacaaggagtcaccccccacagtggaggagaccaggccttgcaccaccaaggttgagcagtctcctgccaccactgcgaggaggaaacgtagggtagtggtggttggagactctcttctgaggggaacggaggcacccatctgtcgccctgacagctcatctcgagaggtatgctgtctgccaggggcccgtatccgagatgttacggaggcattgtcgaggattatccggccctctgactactaccccatgctactcatccacgtgggcacaaatgatactgccaggtgtgacactgagcggatcaagtgtgactacagggctttgggagtacgggtgaaggagtttggagcgcaggtggtattctcttctatccttcctgtcaaaagtaggggcccgggcagagagaggtgcatcctggaggtgaatgcctggctgcgacgatggtgtcgccaggagggattcggcttccttgatcacggggtgctcttccaggaaggactgcttggcggagatggagttcacctttccaggagcgggaaggccttgtttggacacagactggctaaccttgtgaggagggctttaaactaggtttgtcgggggcaggtgagcaaagcccacaggtaagtgctgcatgtgcgggactgggagatgggttggaaatgggggggactacggcctataatggcaaggagaaaggagggtcagggcacaacagggaggcaagatcaaatcagtatcttagatgcctatatacaaatgcgagaagtatgggtaataagcaggaagaactggaattgctaaccaataaatacaactatgatatcattggtattacagaaacctggtgggatgggacgcatgattggaatattggtatggaagggtacggcttgctcaggaaggacagacagggaaaaaagggaggaggggttgccttgtatattaaaaatgtacacacttggactgaagtggagatgaacgtaggagatagctgtgtagagagtctctgggttaagctaaaaggggtaaaaaacgagggtgatatcatgctaggagtctactacaggccacctagccaggtggaagaggtggatgaggccttttttaaacaattaacaaaactatccaaagcccaagatttggtggtgatgggggacttcaactatccagacatatgttgggaaactaacacagcgaggcacaggctatccaataagtttctggactgcattggagacaactttctgtttcagaaggttgaaaaagctaccagaggagaagctgttctggatttggttttaacaaatagggaggaactagttgagaacttgaaagtggaagacagtataggggacagtgatcacgaaataatagagttcatgatcttaaggaaaggtagaagggagaccagcacaattgaggttatggatttcaggaaggcagattttgataagctcagagaacttgtaggtaaggtcccatgggaagcaagactgaagggaaaaacaactgaggagagttggaagtatttcaaagggacgttgttaagggcccaaaagcaaacaattccgctgtgtaggaaagacaaaaaatatggcaaaagaccagcttggcttaacaaggagatcttgcatgatctcaaaataaaaaaggagtctcataaaaaatggaaactaggacaactaacaaaggatgaatataggcaagcaacacgggaatgcaggggcaagattagaaaggcaaaggcacaaaatgagatcaaactagctacaggcataaagggaaacaagaagaccttttataaatacattaaaagcaagaggaagaccaaggacagggtaggcccactgcttagcgaggagggagaagcagtaacagggaacttggaaatggcggagatgctcaatgacttctttgtttcggtcttcaccgagaagtctggaggtgtgcctaacgcagtgaatacaagcagagagagggtaagtttagaagacaggatacacaaagaacaagttaaaaatcacttaggaaagttagatgtcagcaagtcaccaggtcctgatgaaatgcatcccaggatactcaaggagctgatagaggaggtatctgagcctttagctatgatctttgaaaaatcatggcagacaggggagattccagaagactggaaaagggcaaatattgtgcccatctataaaaaggggaataagaacaacccaggaaattatagaccggtcagtttaacgtctgtcccagggaagataatggagcaggtaattaaggaaatcgtatgcaaacacttggaaagtaataaagtgatagggaatagccagcatgggtttgtgaagaacaagtcatgccaaactaatctgatagctttctttgataagataacgagccttgtggataagggagaagcggtggatgtcatatacctagactttagtaaggcatttgatacggtgtcgcatgatattcttattgataaactaggcaaatataacttagatagggccacgataaggtgggtgcataattggctggataaccgtagtcagagagttgttgttaatggttctaaatcctgctggaaagggatagcaagtggagttcctcaagggtctgttttgggacccgtactattcaatatcttcatcaatgatgtagatattgggatagagagtactcttattaagtttgcagatgataccaaactgggtggggttgcgacttctttggaggatagggacataattcaaaatgaccttagcaagttagagaaatgatcagaggtaaacaggatgaggtttaataaagagaaatgcaaagtgctccacttaggaaggaacaatcagttccatacatacaagatgggaagcgactgtctaggaaggagcatggcggaaagggatctaggggtcatagtggaccacaagttgaatatgagtcaacagtgtgatgctgttgcaaaaaaagcaaatatgattctaggttgtatcaacaggtgtgttgtaagcaaaactcgtgaagtcattctgccgctctattctgcactagttaggcctcagctggagtactgtgtccagttctgggcgccacatttcaagaaagatgtggagaaattggaaagggtgcagagaagagcgacaagaatgattaaaggtctagagaacatgacctatgaagccaggcttcatgaactgggcttgtttagtttggaaaaaagaagattaaggggggacatgatagcggttttcaaatatctaaaagggtgtcacaaggaggaaggcgaaaatttgttcctcttggtttctgaggacaggacaaggagtaacgggcttaaagtgcagcaagggaggtttaagattggacattaggaaaaaattcctaactgtcagggtggtcaaatattggaataaattgccaagggaggtggtggaatctccctctctggagatatttaagaacaggttagatagacatctgtcagggatggtgtagacggagcttgatcctgccttgagggcggggggctggactcgatgacctctcgaggtcccttccagtcctattattctatgattctatcctatCCCTGATGTGTGACTATAGAATGCACAATTTTCCAAAATTGCAGGAGCCATTGGACAACTATGTGTAATAAAAGCATAATTTCCAGTATTCCATTTGGCACATCTGCTACATAGGACAACATATGGCAAAATGACTCATATGGCCAGATGTGATATATGACAGCTTAATGCATCAGTGAGACAAATCTGAAAAGATGTGACTGAGGAAAAATGTGgttaaggaggaaaaaaatcctttttaaatGCTCTGATacttgtaaaagaaaaaaaaacagattggaTTCAATGCCCAAATTCATATGGGAAGAGCTTAAACAGAGTTGCCTGGGGAAATAATTCTATTACTTAATACCCCTGGGAAATTTAAACtggaaaaaaggaggaagaattTCATTTAGATAGGGCATAACAAATATGTCTGTAcaatgaaaggaagaaagaagagtgaTAGCTTGAAACTGCCCAATTATATTTATCACTGAAACAATGTCAATTCCATTGAGTCCCAAGTTTATTGGTCACGTGAAAGGGGAATGCAATAAAGATGGAGGCACTTTAAAAGATACACACCTAAAAGTCTGAAATATTTTATCTATTTTGCATTGGTAAATGCAGACTGCTTGATTGTTTGGGTTGATTTCTCCTTCTTATCAAAGTTTAGCTTTTAAATTTCAGTGTGTTGCGTCACATATATGTTCATATCCCAATATACTCTCTATAATTTCAAATAATGAAAGCAAAATTCTTGTAACATTAATGTTTTCTGCATATGTGGGGCAACTGACAGACTTGCGTGGCCTCTGGGCAAGATGGAAAAGGGGAAAACCAGCTCCATGTCCCCTGATGGGGCAGGTCCTCAGGTAGAAAGGGCAGGACTGGGACTATCCTCCTCTAGCTAGCTTTCATTCCTTCTAGAACCTCTGTGCCTGGGACtccagtggtaatttaaagggACTGGGGTTCTGGCCCATATCATTACTACTGTAGTGGTGGCCAGAACCCAGGTGCCCTTTTAAATTATCAGGTGACATTGTGTCCCCTTAACTCCCTTCTGTCAGTAGACCTGCAGATACATATATTTGAACGTACATAACATGAGTTTATTACATATGGGCCCAAAATCTCCTCAGTTACACAATtttactacatattttagaaatgtgtgtctgtgagtctatctgttcaagaacttttcctaaacagtaagagctagcaaaac
Protein-coding regions in this window:
- the LOC142826455 gene encoding uncharacterized protein LOC142826455, encoding MVMKTRSACASTSPVSSTCACIQTENLSMDASTQVLVWSCCICGLQFPLSDLQAGGDNRCERCLLVESLRQQVGELQEEVARLRSIRSHEEFLDSIPVESTEVTVLGCGTVDQPLMEEAVVQGEHWQLVTSGSGQCSTPAPNPPTVLLHNRYTLLSAGDKESPPTVEETRPCTTKVEQSPATTARRKRRVVVVGDSLLRGTEAPICRPDSSSREVCCLPGARIRDVTEALSRIIRPSDYYPMLLIHVGTNDTASRGPGRERCILEVNAWLRRWCRQEGFGFLDHGVLFQEGLLGGDGVHLSRSGKALFGHRLANLVRRALN